In Cervus elaphus chromosome 7, mCerEla1.1, whole genome shotgun sequence, the following proteins share a genomic window:
- the ZFP57 gene encoding zinc finger protein 57 homolog isoform X1, translating to MEPSQPWGPGQARIKLKTDSIEEKVSDQPKPVEPVQKLLPQVDEEDLLKAQKGESWWKMWVKKPVTFEDVAVTFTQEEWKCLDASQRVLYQDVISETVRNLMSVDGIFLSNLDLIAKLEQEEKQWEADLCSPNGEGFHSGGKKEGCQEQSQSVGDEGTVDDKKASLAHRGSGPTSPPAGSPDKTPALPESWARPAFTCHTCGKCFSKRSSLYNHQLVHNSAQCGKSFQNPKDLSSGRRKQLRERPFRCSLCGKTYCDASGLSRHRRVHLGYRPHACPFCGKCFRDQSELKRHQKTHQGQKLGAGNQKHIVRTPDTRAGLQGPATGNHAPVAGTQGPTLKTKGPQTEPQPSIDRNQAPATKNLVTTVSAQAPVITAPEPVTRTPGPEPVTRTLAANMRATRLNTKSNSHPEKPSRRKVFSCPHCPLTFSKKTRLSSHQKVHFTEQSNRCFHCGKSFTLFSGLIRHQQTHWKQRIYCCPICDVCFGEKEDLLGHWGGYRSKGLFLGSPHKCWAILGQWLGFFPNASAVAGKEMDLSPGSRPSGNGRKGEEKARRRKKAEKAVKVLEGK from the exons ATGGAGCCTAGTCAGCCTTGGGGGCCAGGCCAGGCAAGGATAAAGCTAAAAACAGACAGCATTGAAGAGAAGGTGTCTGACCAGCCGAAGCCAGTGGAACCTGTACAGAAGCTGCTCCCTCAGGTGGATGAGGAGGACCTGCTGAAAGCCCAGAAGGGAGAGAGCTGGTGGAAGATGTGGGTGAAG AAGCCAGTCACCTTTGAGGATGTGGCAGTGACCTTCACCCAGGAAGAGTGGAAATGTCTAGATGCCAGTCAGAGGGTCCTCTACCAGGATGTTATATCAGAGACTGTCAGAAACCTGATGTCTGTGG ATGGAATCTTTCTGTCTAATCTAGATCTGATCGCCAAGCTTGAGCAAGAAGAGAAACAGTGGGAAGCAGATCTCTGTTCCCCGAATGGAGAAGGCTTTCATTCAG GAGGCAAGAAGGAAGGATGCCAAGAACAGAGTCAGAGTGTGGGAGATGAAGGGACTGTTGATGACAAGAAGGCCTCCCTTGCTCACAGAGGCTCAGGCCCAACCTCTCCTCCAGCTGGGTCCCCGGACAAGACACCAGCGTTGCCAGAATCCTGGGCTCGGCCAGCCTTTACCTGTCACACCTGTGGCAAGTGCTTCAGTAAGCGCTCCAGCCTCTACAACCACCAGCTTGTTCACAACAGCGCCCAGTGTGGGAAGTCCTTCCAGAACCCCAAGGACCTCAGCTCCGGCCGGCGCAAGCAACTCAGGGAGAGGCCCTTCCGCTGCTCACTCTGTGGCAAGACCTACTGCGATGCTTCTGGACTGAGCCGTCACCGCCGTGTCCATCTGGGCTACCGGCCGCACGCGTGCCCCTTCTGTGGGAAGTGCTTCCGGGACCAGTCTGAGCTCAAACGCCACCAGAAGACGCACCAAGGCCAGAAGCTGGGGGCTGGAAACCAGAAGCATATTGTGAGGACTCCGGATACCAGAGCTGGATTACAGGGGCCAGCAACAGGGAACCATGCACCAGTGGCTGGGACCCAAGGACCCACACTTAAAACCAAGGGTCCCCAGACTGAGCCCCAGCCGTCAATAGACAGGAACCAGGCACCTGCCACCAAGAACCTGGTAACCACTGTGAGCGCTCAGGCCCCAGTTATTACGGCCCCGGAGCCTGTGACCAGAACCCCAGGCCCAGAGCCTGTGACCAGAACCCTGGCAGCCAACATGCGAGCCACCCGGCTGAACaccaagtccaactctcacccaGAGAAGCCTTCAAGACGCAAggtcttctcttgccctcattGTCCCTTGACTTTTAGCAAGAAAACCCGTCTCTCCAGTCATCAGAAGGTCCATTTCACAGAGCAGTCCAACCGCTGCTTCCACTGTGGCAAGTCCTTCACTTTATTCTCCGGGCTGATCCGGCACCAGCAGACTCATTGGAAGCAGAGGATCTACTGTTGCCCTATCTGCGACGTCTGCTTTGGGGAGAAAGAGGACCTTTTGGGTCACTGGGGGGGCTACAGAAGCAAGGGGCTGTTCCTGGGCAGTCCCCACAAGTGCTGGGCCATCCTGGGTCAGTGGCTCGGCTTCTTTCCCAATGCCTCTGCTGTGGCAGGGAAGGAAATGGATCTTTCTCCTGGATCTAGACCCTCAGGAAacgggaggaagggagaggaaaaggcACGcagaagaaagaaagcagagaaggcAGTGAAGGTCTTGGAAGGGAAATGA
- the ZFP57 gene encoding zinc finger protein 57 homolog isoform X2: MEPSQPWGPGQARIKLKTDSIEEKVSDQPKPVEPVQKLLPQVDEEDLLKAQKGESWWKMWVKKPVTFEDVAVTFTQEEWKCLDASQRVLYQDVISETVRNLMSVDLIAKLEQEEKQWEADLCSPNGEGFHSGGKKEGCQEQSQSVGDEGTVDDKKASLAHRGSGPTSPPAGSPDKTPALPESWARPAFTCHTCGKCFSKRSSLYNHQLVHNSAQCGKSFQNPKDLSSGRRKQLRERPFRCSLCGKTYCDASGLSRHRRVHLGYRPHACPFCGKCFRDQSELKRHQKTHQGQKLGAGNQKHIVRTPDTRAGLQGPATGNHAPVAGTQGPTLKTKGPQTEPQPSIDRNQAPATKNLVTTVSAQAPVITAPEPVTRTPGPEPVTRTLAANMRATRLNTKSNSHPEKPSRRKVFSCPHCPLTFSKKTRLSSHQKVHFTEQSNRCFHCGKSFTLFSGLIRHQQTHWKQRIYCCPICDVCFGEKEDLLGHWGGYRSKGLFLGSPHKCWAILGQWLGFFPNASAVAGKEMDLSPGSRPSGNGRKGEEKARRRKKAEKAVKVLEGK, encoded by the exons ATGGAGCCTAGTCAGCCTTGGGGGCCAGGCCAGGCAAGGATAAAGCTAAAAACAGACAGCATTGAAGAGAAGGTGTCTGACCAGCCGAAGCCAGTGGAACCTGTACAGAAGCTGCTCCCTCAGGTGGATGAGGAGGACCTGCTGAAAGCCCAGAAGGGAGAGAGCTGGTGGAAGATGTGGGTGAAG AAGCCAGTCACCTTTGAGGATGTGGCAGTGACCTTCACCCAGGAAGAGTGGAAATGTCTAGATGCCAGTCAGAGGGTCCTCTACCAGGATGTTATATCAGAGACTGTCAGAAACCTGATGTCTGTGG ATCTGATCGCCAAGCTTGAGCAAGAAGAGAAACAGTGGGAAGCAGATCTCTGTTCCCCGAATGGAGAAGGCTTTCATTCAG GAGGCAAGAAGGAAGGATGCCAAGAACAGAGTCAGAGTGTGGGAGATGAAGGGACTGTTGATGACAAGAAGGCCTCCCTTGCTCACAGAGGCTCAGGCCCAACCTCTCCTCCAGCTGGGTCCCCGGACAAGACACCAGCGTTGCCAGAATCCTGGGCTCGGCCAGCCTTTACCTGTCACACCTGTGGCAAGTGCTTCAGTAAGCGCTCCAGCCTCTACAACCACCAGCTTGTTCACAACAGCGCCCAGTGTGGGAAGTCCTTCCAGAACCCCAAGGACCTCAGCTCCGGCCGGCGCAAGCAACTCAGGGAGAGGCCCTTCCGCTGCTCACTCTGTGGCAAGACCTACTGCGATGCTTCTGGACTGAGCCGTCACCGCCGTGTCCATCTGGGCTACCGGCCGCACGCGTGCCCCTTCTGTGGGAAGTGCTTCCGGGACCAGTCTGAGCTCAAACGCCACCAGAAGACGCACCAAGGCCAGAAGCTGGGGGCTGGAAACCAGAAGCATATTGTGAGGACTCCGGATACCAGAGCTGGATTACAGGGGCCAGCAACAGGGAACCATGCACCAGTGGCTGGGACCCAAGGACCCACACTTAAAACCAAGGGTCCCCAGACTGAGCCCCAGCCGTCAATAGACAGGAACCAGGCACCTGCCACCAAGAACCTGGTAACCACTGTGAGCGCTCAGGCCCCAGTTATTACGGCCCCGGAGCCTGTGACCAGAACCCCAGGCCCAGAGCCTGTGACCAGAACCCTGGCAGCCAACATGCGAGCCACCCGGCTGAACaccaagtccaactctcacccaGAGAAGCCTTCAAGACGCAAggtcttctcttgccctcattGTCCCTTGACTTTTAGCAAGAAAACCCGTCTCTCCAGTCATCAGAAGGTCCATTTCACAGAGCAGTCCAACCGCTGCTTCCACTGTGGCAAGTCCTTCACTTTATTCTCCGGGCTGATCCGGCACCAGCAGACTCATTGGAAGCAGAGGATCTACTGTTGCCCTATCTGCGACGTCTGCTTTGGGGAGAAAGAGGACCTTTTGGGTCACTGGGGGGGCTACAGAAGCAAGGGGCTGTTCCTGGGCAGTCCCCACAAGTGCTGGGCCATCCTGGGTCAGTGGCTCGGCTTCTTTCCCAATGCCTCTGCTGTGGCAGGGAAGGAAATGGATCTTTCTCCTGGATCTAGACCCTCAGGAAacgggaggaagggagaggaaaaggcACGcagaagaaagaaagcagagaaggcAGTGAAGGTCTTGGAAGGGAAATGA
- the ZFP57 gene encoding zinc finger protein 57 homolog isoform X3 yields the protein MEPSQPWGPGQARIKLKTDSIEEKVSDQPKPVEPVQKLLPQVDEEDLLKAQKGESWWKMWVKKPVTFEDVAVTFTQEEWKCLDASQRVLYQDVISETVRNLMSVGGKKEGCQEQSQSVGDEGTVDDKKASLAHRGSGPTSPPAGSPDKTPALPESWARPAFTCHTCGKCFSKRSSLYNHQLVHNSAQCGKSFQNPKDLSSGRRKQLRERPFRCSLCGKTYCDASGLSRHRRVHLGYRPHACPFCGKCFRDQSELKRHQKTHQGQKLGAGNQKHIVRTPDTRAGLQGPATGNHAPVAGTQGPTLKTKGPQTEPQPSIDRNQAPATKNLVTTVSAQAPVITAPEPVTRTPGPEPVTRTLAANMRATRLNTKSNSHPEKPSRRKVFSCPHCPLTFSKKTRLSSHQKVHFTEQSNRCFHCGKSFTLFSGLIRHQQTHWKQRIYCCPICDVCFGEKEDLLGHWGGYRSKGLFLGSPHKCWAILGQWLGFFPNASAVAGKEMDLSPGSRPSGNGRKGEEKARRRKKAEKAVKVLEGK from the exons ATGGAGCCTAGTCAGCCTTGGGGGCCAGGCCAGGCAAGGATAAAGCTAAAAACAGACAGCATTGAAGAGAAGGTGTCTGACCAGCCGAAGCCAGTGGAACCTGTACAGAAGCTGCTCCCTCAGGTGGATGAGGAGGACCTGCTGAAAGCCCAGAAGGGAGAGAGCTGGTGGAAGATGTGGGTGAAG AAGCCAGTCACCTTTGAGGATGTGGCAGTGACCTTCACCCAGGAAGAGTGGAAATGTCTAGATGCCAGTCAGAGGGTCCTCTACCAGGATGTTATATCAGAGACTGTCAGAAACCTGATGTCTGTGG GAGGCAAGAAGGAAGGATGCCAAGAACAGAGTCAGAGTGTGGGAGATGAAGGGACTGTTGATGACAAGAAGGCCTCCCTTGCTCACAGAGGCTCAGGCCCAACCTCTCCTCCAGCTGGGTCCCCGGACAAGACACCAGCGTTGCCAGAATCCTGGGCTCGGCCAGCCTTTACCTGTCACACCTGTGGCAAGTGCTTCAGTAAGCGCTCCAGCCTCTACAACCACCAGCTTGTTCACAACAGCGCCCAGTGTGGGAAGTCCTTCCAGAACCCCAAGGACCTCAGCTCCGGCCGGCGCAAGCAACTCAGGGAGAGGCCCTTCCGCTGCTCACTCTGTGGCAAGACCTACTGCGATGCTTCTGGACTGAGCCGTCACCGCCGTGTCCATCTGGGCTACCGGCCGCACGCGTGCCCCTTCTGTGGGAAGTGCTTCCGGGACCAGTCTGAGCTCAAACGCCACCAGAAGACGCACCAAGGCCAGAAGCTGGGGGCTGGAAACCAGAAGCATATTGTGAGGACTCCGGATACCAGAGCTGGATTACAGGGGCCAGCAACAGGGAACCATGCACCAGTGGCTGGGACCCAAGGACCCACACTTAAAACCAAGGGTCCCCAGACTGAGCCCCAGCCGTCAATAGACAGGAACCAGGCACCTGCCACCAAGAACCTGGTAACCACTGTGAGCGCTCAGGCCCCAGTTATTACGGCCCCGGAGCCTGTGACCAGAACCCCAGGCCCAGAGCCTGTGACCAGAACCCTGGCAGCCAACATGCGAGCCACCCGGCTGAACaccaagtccaactctcacccaGAGAAGCCTTCAAGACGCAAggtcttctcttgccctcattGTCCCTTGACTTTTAGCAAGAAAACCCGTCTCTCCAGTCATCAGAAGGTCCATTTCACAGAGCAGTCCAACCGCTGCTTCCACTGTGGCAAGTCCTTCACTTTATTCTCCGGGCTGATCCGGCACCAGCAGACTCATTGGAAGCAGAGGATCTACTGTTGCCCTATCTGCGACGTCTGCTTTGGGGAGAAAGAGGACCTTTTGGGTCACTGGGGGGGCTACAGAAGCAAGGGGCTGTTCCTGGGCAGTCCCCACAAGTGCTGGGCCATCCTGGGTCAGTGGCTCGGCTTCTTTCCCAATGCCTCTGCTGTGGCAGGGAAGGAAATGGATCTTTCTCCTGGATCTAGACCCTCAGGAAacgggaggaagggagaggaaaaggcACGcagaagaaagaaagcagagaaggcAGTGAAGGTCTTGGAAGGGAAATGA
- the MOG gene encoding myelin-oligodendrocyte glycoprotein isoform X2 encodes MASLLSSSLPSCLPSLLFLLLQLTSSSAGQFRVIGPGHPIRALVGDEVELPCRISPGKNATGMEVGWYRPPFSRVVHLYRNGKDQDEEQAPEYRGRTQLLKETIGEGKVTLRIRNVRFSDEGGFTCFFRDHSYQEEAAMELKVEDPFYWINPGVLVLIAVLPVLLLQITVGLVFLCLQRRLRGKLWAEIENLHRTFDPHFLMVPCWKITLFVIVPVLGPLVALIICYNWLHRRLAGQFLEELRNPF; translated from the exons ATGGCCAGTTTATTGAGCTCCTCTCTGCCCAgctgtctcccctccctcctcttcctcctcctccagttgACTTCCAGCTCTGCAG GACAGTTCAGAGTAATAGGACCAGGGCACCCCATCCGGGCGCTGGTGGGGGATGAAGTGGAATTGCCCTGTCGCatatctccaggaaagaatgctacAGGCATGGAGGTGGGGTGGTATCGGccccccttctccagggtggtTCATCTCTACCGAAATGGCAAGGACCAAGACGAAGAGCAGGCACCTGAATACCGGGGCCGCACGCAGCTGCTGAAAGAGACCATTGGGGAGGGGAAGGTGACCCTCAGGATCCGGAATGTGAGGTTCTCAGATGAAGGAGGTTTTACATGTTTCTTCCGAGATCACTCTTACCAAGAGGAGGCAGCGATGGAATTGAAAGTGGAAG ATCCCTTCTACTGGATCAACCCGGGCGTGCTGGTGCTCATCGCGGTCCTGCCAGTGCTCCTCCTGCAGATCACCGTGGGCCTCGTCTTCCTGTGCCTGCAGCGCAGACTCCGAG GAAAACTCTGGGCAGAGATAG agaaTCTCCACCGGACTTTTG ATCCCCACTTCCTGATGGTGCCCTGCTGGAAGATAACCCTATTTGTCATCGTGCCAGTTCTCGGACCCCTGGTGGCCTTGATAATCTGCTATAACTGGCTACACCGCAGACTAGCAG gGCAATTTCTTGAAGAGCTAA GAAACCCCTTCTGA
- the MOG gene encoding myelin-oligodendrocyte glycoprotein isoform X1: MASLLSSSLPSCLPSLLFLLLQLTSSSAGQFRVIGPGHPIRALVGDEVELPCRISPGKNATGMEVGWYRPPFSRVVHLYRNGKDQDEEQAPEYRGRTQLLKETIGEGKVTLRIRNVRFSDEGGFTCFFRDHSYQEEAAMELKVEDPFYWINPGVLVLIAVLPVLLLQITVGLVFLCLQRRLRGKLWAEIENLHRTFDPHFLMVPCWKITLFVIVPVLGPLVALIICYNWLHRRLAGQFLEELSKFSSLSYKLRAK; encoded by the exons ATGGCCAGTTTATTGAGCTCCTCTCTGCCCAgctgtctcccctccctcctcttcctcctcctccagttgACTTCCAGCTCTGCAG GACAGTTCAGAGTAATAGGACCAGGGCACCCCATCCGGGCGCTGGTGGGGGATGAAGTGGAATTGCCCTGTCGCatatctccaggaaagaatgctacAGGCATGGAGGTGGGGTGGTATCGGccccccttctccagggtggtTCATCTCTACCGAAATGGCAAGGACCAAGACGAAGAGCAGGCACCTGAATACCGGGGCCGCACGCAGCTGCTGAAAGAGACCATTGGGGAGGGGAAGGTGACCCTCAGGATCCGGAATGTGAGGTTCTCAGATGAAGGAGGTTTTACATGTTTCTTCCGAGATCACTCTTACCAAGAGGAGGCAGCGATGGAATTGAAAGTGGAAG ATCCCTTCTACTGGATCAACCCGGGCGTGCTGGTGCTCATCGCGGTCCTGCCAGTGCTCCTCCTGCAGATCACCGTGGGCCTCGTCTTCCTGTGCCTGCAGCGCAGACTCCGAG GAAAACTCTGGGCAGAGATAG agaaTCTCCACCGGACTTTTG ATCCCCACTTCCTGATGGTGCCCTGCTGGAAGATAACCCTATTTGTCATCGTGCCAGTTCTCGGACCCCTGGTGGCCTTGATAATCTGCTATAACTGGCTACACCGCAGACTAGCAG gGCAATTTCTTGAAGAGCTAAGtaagttttcttcactttcttataAGCTGAGAGCAAAATAG